From the genome of Globicephala melas chromosome 11, mGloMel1.2, whole genome shotgun sequence, one region includes:
- the CCRL2 gene encoding C-C chemokine receptor-like 2 produces MANYTSAPEDDYDVLIEDNLSNNEIEPCTPYEPKILSAQLVPYLYTMVFTAGLLDNILVVLILVKYKGLKQVENIYFLNLAISNLCFLPTLPFWAYTASREGVLGDPPCKIVVALYSIGLYSEAFFNVLLTVQRYQEFFRMRRLFSACRMVAGNIFTSALAWVTAILVTLPELAFYKPEMESQKYKCFFTRPHFLPADETFWKHFLTLKMNILGFLLPLFFFVFCYVRMRKTLKCGARNCDLFKLVFTIMVVFLLMWGPYNIALFLSAFNEHFSLHGCESSYNLNRSVQIMKIIATTHCCVNPLLYVFLNKAFRKHLCQLCHLCSDTAPPPTEEPAQGTSREEYHLST; encoded by the coding sequence ATGGCTAATTACACGTCAGCACCAGAGGATGATTATGATGTCCTCATAGAAGACAATCTGAGTAACAACGAAATAGAACCATGCACCCCATACGAGCCCAAGATTCTCTCAGCCCAGCTGGTGCCTTACCTCTACACCATGGTGTTCACGGCTGGCCTCCTGGACAATATCTTGGTTGTGCTTATCCTGGTAAAATACAAAGGACTCAAGCAAGTGGAAAATATCTATTTCCTCAACTTGGCAATTTCTAACTTGTGTTTCTTGCCCACCCTGCCGTTCTGGGCTTACACGGCCTCACGTGAGGGGGTTCTTGGTGACCCCCCGTGTAAAATTGTCGTGGCACTCTACTCCATAGGCCTGTACAGTGAGGCATTTTTCAATGTCCTTCTGACTGTGCAAAGGTACCAGGAGTTTTTCCGCATGAGAAGGCTTTTCTCGGCCTGCAGGATGGTGGCTGGCAACATCTTCACAAGTGCTCTGGCGTGGGTCACAGCCATTCTGGTCACTTTGCCTGAACTTGCTTTTTACAAACCTGAGATGGAAAGCCAGAAATACAAGTGCTTCTTTACCAGACCTCACTTCCTACCAGCTGATGAGACATTCTGGAAGCATTTTCTGACCTTAAAGATGAACATTTTGGGATTTCTTTTGCCACTGTTTTTTTTCGTATTTTGCTACGTGCGAATGAGGAAAACACTAAAGTGTGGGGCGAGGAACTGTGACCTTTTCAAGCTTGTTTTCACCATAATGGTTGTTTTCCTCCTGATGTGGGGACCCTACAATATTGCGCTTTTCCTGTCTGCTTTCAACGAACACTTCTCCCTGCATGGCTGTGAGAGTAGTTACAACCTGAACAGAAGTGTCCAGATCATGAAAATCATCGCCACCACCCACTGCTGCGTCAACCCTCTCCTCTACGTGTTTCTCAACAAGGCATTTAGGAAACACCTCTGCCAACTCTGCCATCTGTGCAGTGACACCGCACCTCCACCCACTGAGGAACCTGCCCAAGGCACATCAAGGGAAGAATATCACCTTTCCACTTAA